Proteins encoded together in one Porites lutea chromosome 2, jaPorLute2.1, whole genome shotgun sequence window:
- the LOC140926880 gene encoding uncharacterized protein KIAA1958-like → MLASLDRHLREKDAAFSIAKDIEFSNSRKVLEGKARLLRQEGFGKRPNAAKALTSQDEELLWSKGVLGSHSPQSLIQTIWFLLTQHFGLRGCQEHHDMYVEDFAFSTDDNGIEFVTYEENPTKTRQGGLRKKRRVVQPKMFATGGQRCSVKLFKTFLERRPEEMRNSGPFYLALNERPKTQVWFKRQRMGVNSINSFMKNMASQADIQGKKLTNHSARKALVKKLKAANQPRSAIIGVTGHTNERSLADYEEGDEKEQRLISSIISAECATAQSSRVRQPLERLDAVNTAVANTFLMNDERSATVNHFHGCQVTINYNIASKLGNADQQQ, encoded by the coding sequence ATGTTGGCCTCATTGGACCGACACCTGAGAGAAAAGGATGCTGCCTTCTCAATAGCCAAGGATATCGAGTTTTCCAACAGCAGAAAAGTACTTGAAGGAAAAGCAAGGCTTCTTCGTCAAGAAGGTTTCGGAAAAAGGCCAAACGCTGCAAAGGCACTCACCTCTCAAGACGAAGAGTTGCTGTGGTCCAAAGGAGTGCTTGGAAGCCATTCTCCACAGTCACTGATACAGACCATTTGGTTCTTGCTCACCCAGCACTTTGGTTTGAGGGGCTGTCAGGAGCACCACGACATGTACGTTgaagattttgccttcagtaccGACGACAATGGTATTGAATTCGTGACTTACGAAGAAAACCCCACGAAAACTCGCCAAGGTGGACTTCGCAAGAAACGAAGAGTCGTTCAACCCAAGATGTTTGCTACCGGTGGACAGAGATGCTCtgtaaaattgttcaaaacatttttggaacgAAGACCCGAAGAAATGCGAAACAGTGGTCCATTCTATCTTGCCTTGAATGAACGACCAAAGACCCAAGTGTGGTTTAAGCGTCAAAGAATGGGCGTCAACAGCATTAATTCCTTTATGAAGAATATGGCAAGTCAAGCAGACATACAAGGCAAAAAGCTCACAAACCATAGTGCTCGCAAAGCCTTGGTGAAGAAGCTGAAAGCTGCAAATCAACCGAGGTCAGCGATTATCGGCGTGACAGGCCATACCAATGAAAGGTCCCTTGCAGATTATGAAGAAGGCGATGAGAAAGAACAGCGACTCATTTCTTCAATCATCAGTGCAGAGTGTGCAACGGCACAATCCAGCAGAGTTCGTCAACCGCTTGAAAGATTAGATGCTGTAAACACAGCTGTGGCGAACACTTTCCTCATGAATGATGAAAGGTCGGCGACCGTTAACCATTTCCATGGCTGTCAAGTTACTATAAATTACAACATCGCAAGCAAGCTGGGAAACGCTGATCAGCAGCAGTAG